A stretch of the Flavobacterium sp. 5 genome encodes the following:
- a CDS encoding 2'-5' RNA ligase family protein yields MHNKKLNKVYQDLYHQAYPKILKGEYSIDEKIDNALDQRFGMTLLIRPQIEVKNDIQKFLNELKILEPEQYYYPNSDLHITVLSIISCYVGFNLENISVSEYSKIISKSLESINEFEIEFKGITASESAIMIQGFPKDNTLNTIRENLRDNFSQSILQQSIDKRYPLITAHITVIRFKEKLKDVASFMNYIEKYKNHDFGTLKVDSLYLVYNDWYQKKQKVQQLMKFKI; encoded by the coding sequence ATGCACAATAAAAAATTAAATAAAGTATATCAGGATTTATATCATCAGGCTTATCCTAAAATTTTGAAAGGCGAGTATTCAATTGATGAAAAGATAGATAATGCATTAGACCAAAGATTTGGAATGACATTATTGATAAGGCCTCAAATTGAAGTCAAGAATGATATTCAAAAATTCTTGAATGAACTAAAAATTCTTGAGCCAGAACAATATTATTACCCAAATTCTGATTTGCACATAACGGTTTTGTCCATTATATCCTGTTATGTTGGATTTAATCTTGAGAATATCTCAGTCAGTGAATATTCCAAAATAATTAGTAAAAGTCTTGAATCAATAAATGAATTTGAAATTGAATTTAAAGGGATTACAGCTTCCGAATCGGCTATTATGATTCAGGGTTTCCCCAAAGACAATACTTTAAATACTATTCGGGAAAATTTGAGAGACAATTTCAGTCAATCCATTTTGCAACAAAGCATAGATAAAAGGTACCCATTAATAACAGCACATATAACTGTCATAAGGTTTAAGGAAAAATTAAAAGATGTTGCTAGCTTTATGAACTATATTGAGAAATACAAAAATCATGATTTTGGAACTTTAAAAGTTGATAGTTTGTATTTAGTTTACAATGATTGGTATCAAAAGAAACAAAAGGTTCAGCAATTAATGAAATTCAAAATTTGA